In one window of Mercurialis annua linkage group LG4, ddMerAnnu1.2, whole genome shotgun sequence DNA:
- the LOC126677458 gene encoding ras-related protein RABC2a-like, whose amino-acid sequence MGSSSGQGGGGGGSGGGYDLSFKILLIGDSGVGKSSLLVSFISNSVEDLAPTIGVDFKIKQLIVDGKRLKLTIWDTAGQERFRTLTSSYYRNAQGIILAYDVTRRETFTNLSDVWAKEVDLYRTNKDCVKMLVGNKLDRESERAVSREEGMALAKEHGCTFLECSAKTRENVEKCFEELALKIMEVPSLLEEGLTAVKKKVINQKQENQPPSTSNTGCCSS is encoded by the exons ATGGGATCATCTTCAGGTcaaggtggtggtggtggtggtagtGGTGGTGGTTATGATCTTTCGTTTAAGATCTTGTTGATCGGAGATTCTGGTGTGGGTAAAAGTAGTCTGCTTGTTAGTTTCATTTCTAATTCTGTTGAGGATCTTGCTCCTACTATTG GTGTGGATTTTAAGATCAAGCAGCTAATAGTTGATGGGAAGAGATTGAAGCTGACAATTTGGGATACTG CCGGACAAGAGAGATTCAGAACATTAACAAGCTCTTATTATAGAAACGCACAAGGGATCATTCTCG CTTACGATGTGACACGGAgagaaacctttacaaacttgtCAGACGTGTGGGCTAAAGAAGTCGACCTCTACCGAACGAATAAGGACTGCGTAAAGATGCTTGTTGGAAATAAACTTGATAGA GAGTCTGAAAGAGCTGTTAGTAGAGAAGAGGGGATGGCTCTTGCTAAAGAGCACGGATGTACATTTCTCGAATGTAGTGCTAAAACTAGAGAAAATGTGGAGAAATGTTTTGAAGAGCTTGCACTCAAG ATAATGGAAGTTCCAAGTCTTTTGGAAGAAGGATTAACAGCAGTGAAGAAAAAGGTTATAAATCAGAAACAAGAAAACCAACCACCTTCTACATCTAACACTGGCTGTTGCTCTTCTTAA
- the LOC130015418 gene encoding uncharacterized protein LOC130015418 → MNHVFKDQLGKNVEVYVDDIVVKSKGIEDHAGDLAETFEKLKGFNFKLNPEKCVFEVCSGKFLGHLISEKGIEANPEKIEAVINMKAPSSWTEECNTAFEELKVYLSTPPVLGRPEPGEILYLYLSVNDETAAAVLVKEEKVAAEKLRRYFEAHIIVVRTNQPLRKALQRPEMSGRLVSWSVQLGGYDIRYEPRPALKAQVLADFIAETTASDQPEEPDEQLLRWVLEVDGASNLEGSGAGVVLKGPHGVTLRSSVKFGFPASNNAAEYEALLIGLRMVNVVKAEHVTIRSDSQLVVCQILGTFEARDSEMRRYVDRVNIDNHETIFLTQPLENWMQGIAHYLMDGTLPENRDKAYKILRQAPYYAFLDGVLYRKSFTHPWSRCLTAEEGEYVLREIHEGICGAHIAPRMLAKKTVLQGYYWPLMVSPWPFATWGIDILGPFTPTTGQKKFLIVAVDHFTKWIEVEAVSTITEARIRDFFWRQIVCLFGIPRALVTDNGKQFNCRAFKEFCNDLHIDLRITSVVHPQSNGMTEVTNRMILKGLKVRLGEFDRQWLEELPKVIWAY, encoded by the exons atgaatcacGTTTTCAAGGATCAACTGGGCAAGAACGTCGAGGTTTACGTAGATGACATAGTTGTGAAATCCAAAGGGATTGAGGATCACGCAGGGGATCtggcagaaacttttgaaaagctgaagGGTTTTAACTTCAAGCTGAACCCGGAGAAGTGTGTTTTTGAAGTCTGCTCTGGGAAATTTCTAGGGCACCTCATCTCGGAGAAAGGCATCGAGGCGAACCCGGAAAAAATCGAGGCAGTAATAAACATGAAAGCCCCGAGCTCG tggacagagGAGTGTAATACAGCTTTTGAAGAGCTGAAAGTTTACCTTAGCACACCCCCGGTGCTAGGTAGACCTGAGCCAGGGGAAATCTTATATTTGTATCTCTCGGTGAATGACGAGACAGCGGCGGCAGTCCTGGTGAAGGAAGAGAAGG TGGCGGCGGAAAAGCTAAGGAGATATTTCGAGGCTCACATCATTGTAGTACGCacgaaccaacctctgagaaaggcGTTGCAGAGGCCAGAAATGTCGGGACGGCTGGTCAGCTGGTCGGTCCAGCTGGGAGGATACGACATCCGGTATGAACCAAGACCGGCTCTAAAAGCACAAGTATTGGCAGATTTCATAGCCGAAACCACAGCGAGTGACCAGCCTGAAGAACCTGATGAACAACTTCTACGGTGGGTTTTAGAAGTTGATGGGGCATCAAATTTGGAAGGATCGGGGGCAGGcgtagtcttgaaaggccctcacGGAGTTACACTCCGAAGCTCGGTGAAATTCGGTTTCCCGGCATCCAATAATGCCGCGGAGTATGAGGCTCTGTTGATCGGATTAAGAATGGTAAACGTGGTCAAGGCCGAGCACGTAACAATAAGAAGTGATTCTCAGTTAGTTGTTTGTCAAATCTtgggtacttttgaagctcgggatTCGGAGATGAGAAGATACGTGGATagagtcaa CATCGACAACCACGAAACCATTTTTCTAACTCAGCCTTTGGAAAATTGGATGCAAGGCATAGCCCACTACCTGATGGACGGAACTCTGCCAGAAAACAGAGACAAAGCCTACAAAATCTTGCGACAAGCTCCGTACTACGCGTTCCTCGACGGAGTCTTATACAGGAAGTCATTCACCcacccgtggtcgagatgcCTGACAGCAGAGGAAGGGGAGTATGTGCTGAGAGAAATACATGAAGGTATTTGTGGGGCACACATAGCTCCTCGCATGTTGGCAAAGAAAACAGTGTTGCAGGGCTACTACTGGCCCCTAATGGTCAG tccttggccatttgcaacTTGGGGAATTGACATCCTAGGACCTTTCACGccaaccacggggcagaaaaagttcttgatagtggcagtagaCCACTTCACAAAGTGGAtcgaggtagaggcagtgagTACCATCACAGAAGCTCGGATCAGGGATTTCTTCTGGAGGCAAATCGTGTGTCTTTTCGGTATACCCAGAGCGTTGGTAACTGACAACGGGAAGCAGTTCAACTGTCGAGCCTTCAAGGAATTTTGCAACGACTTACACATTGACCTGCGTATCACTTCGGTAGTTCACCCGCAAAGCAATGGGATGACCGAAGTAACCAACCGGATGATCCTAAAAGGGCTTAAGGTCAGGCTAGGGGAGTTCGATAGacagtggctggaagagctaccGAAGGTCATATGGGCTTACTGA